taatatcgtacaatttaaaatattcatataatatcatataatatcataatttgTGCAATATCATGATATTCGTATGAGATTACGTCCTGGTAATGTAATTAAGAAGCAGGCGACCTCGAAGCGAGTCTCGGAAGTTTCACAGTATTTGCGCGCGTTAGTATGCAAAAGGCATATTGTAGTTCACGTAATAATGTGTATAcattatactaaaataatttttttatttctacaatttCATGCTTTGACTTTTTTATCACCTGGAACtcagtaaacaaatatttaataaaaaataaagattattgaGATCGCCGAAAAACTTACAAGTTAGCCATCTAGGGGTAACTGACACTCTTTTTAAATTCATGCGCTCTCACGTTGAGAATAATGCACAAATAAATATTCCTTCATACTTACCATATCTATAAACagttaaagttatttttgaacTTCTATCCAAGTCTTTAagttatattatgaaaaagttaTAGCAGTATAAAAAATCGCACAAGGCACGTCGTGCCCATAAATCGCAAGCTTAAATAAAACAGAAACGATAAACGCTATTTAAAGATTCAAAACTgaagttacaaaaattaaaatacacggaaattatgtaaataatgatgcaaataaatttaaaatataaaaaatcacaataaaaataactgttaaatTTGTTGtcgtttctgaaaaatatgTAACTACGTTACTATTGCAATTACCAAAAAggttatactttttaaaaataattgtaactgtaacggttcttggtgaaaatttttctacgtATTTTTCCTagtcagaatttttatataaatttttatatgaacactttttaaaaatactgaaaaaatatttaataatttattctcagaattttttatacatgtaaattatgaaatattctcAGATtcgtataaaagaaattttcgtCTAAgagattttctaaaaaatgttaaaattatatgaaggtTACCCGAAAAGTaatttcccccttttttttctcaaaaactatttgTTCTACAAAAATGATGTTTACACATATAAAAGAATGATATTTTATCTACTTTATTTTCCCACATAATCTCTTTCAAGTTCTACTGCCTTCCTTCAGCGATTCACTAGGGCGTTTATGCCCTGTCGGTACCAGTACTCGCTCTGATTACAGAACCAGGTTTTCACTGCGCTAATTACCTCTTCGTCGTCTTCAAAATGTTTTCCGGCCACTAAAAGATAGCAATCGTGGaaatagtttttgagaaaaaagataTGGGGCATTACTTTTCGGGCAACTCTCgtacagaaattctgaaaaaagttttaaaatttatatttaaaatatctaaaaaattatataaaaaattcttatagaaattttataactctggtaaaattttttttttaattttcttatttatttcttagaatttttatatatttttttatataattttaatttttagaatttgtctacatttctgtataattacataattttttagaaaatttctcagatttttctACACGAATTTTAAAAGCTTTCAGAATTCACGTATataaaaaatcctaaaaaaaatgcaagttttctcaatgtttctaaaaaatgttctaatttgtatgaaaattcttggaaaatttttcatttggaTTTACTTTTCAaccttaataaattatttaacaaattattagaattcagaatatatattttaaataaatgtaatgctCATGACGCTTATGATATATTTGCTGATAAATAAACATATggaatatttgaaacaaataatatttattcaaatgcaGCATGTATTTTCCTATGTAtcagtaaaattgatatttttctgtgtacacaCGCCGTAAATTGAAACGTTGCGAGAAGTATCCATCTTCCTCGTTCTTTTATCTTCCGAGACGTTGACTCTTCCAAGATGaatatgtttttaaagaatGCATACCTAGCGGTCACGTCAATgtacatgtatttatatatacttcgATGCATATTTCGTTGGCAATGTTACGTCTATGGACGTGAGTGGATGCAGTCACGTGTAATTCTCTATCCCTCTTTGCTCTGCACTAAAGCGCATGTACATGTACGCGTCCATCGCCTTGTTCGATGAAATCTCGAGCGCAATGTTCAACGACATTCAAAACGATGGCTTCGATCAGCTGTAGCCACGCGGAAAATCGAAGGCTACCACGGATGACTTTTCCGGCACCGGCTGTCAAGGCATCTCGCGCAAAACGACATTTTTAATTCCCTTTTGAAGACTTTCAGACGGATATCTGACTTCTCGCTGCACACTTTCCGCGACTGCCCACGTCACACGTGGCTCGAAGCGTCCGGAATCATCTCGCAGATTAAATTTACATTGGAACTTAATAAGCCCTTCGAGAAGGATTAGCCTGTCTCCTCGTCCCCTTTTTACACAGAATGCCCATTAGCGTGAAAATACGTTCCTAATTCCCTTACTTTTACATTCTTGCCGTTGACATCGAGGAAAATGGGACAATGGATTATAAAGGGGGACGAGAAAAATCACACCTCGTtaattcatcaaaatatttataaaacgggATTATACATTGTAGCTCTTTGATAAGATAATCCCTCTTAGCGGAGGTAATCCACTTCAGGCTGAAAGACTTTACGGACGCGTTATCATTTCTTCCATTTCTCGCCGTTGTCGTAACCCAGCTTGAACAAATCCTTCAAAACGACGTTGAACGTTACGGTAACAGCTCCCTCGACCCTCATGCGTGTGACTGcaataatttacgaaaaaagATACAACTTGAAGGAAAGACATTAGCGGGGGAAGACCACTTTCCGCGCGTGAAAAGTTAGTGACTTAGAAAGTGCCGCTGATGTTATATTGAGGCTATTAACGTCAAGCAAACTTTTTCGTGAAATTCAGGAGAGTCTACGACATTCTGATAAGTTTGGTTGAGGAGATTTTTTCAGTCTTCTCGCGTAATATAagaatttgatcaaattttgaaaatacgtTTGCGGGTGTATAcgcaataaaaaacattttgtaattacattaaaatcttgctcaatttttaacatgtacgAATCTTAGCGTAGTGTGATAATGTTATTGAATATCTTGCGTTAAACTATTATTCAACATTTCTTGATATGAAAATGTCACAGTTTACGGGTAAGAAAGcaaatgacataaaaataattttaaattttaagataaatgaataTACATTTCAACAAATTAAGTATTAATGTAactattttactgaaaaattaagttttctaaattatgtcaaaatgttacgtattttgtgttaatttttacgtaatatttatgttaatattcatcttaagttaaatattaatataaaaattttttgaacgtGGATTTTTCAttcctaaattttttcaaattttttgactcTTTACAGTTTCCTTCAAATAACTTTTCAAAATGGCATTAGATCTTATGGGAAGGAGGGGCTTCaagtaattttattgcaaacaaTAGAtctaagaattttgaaaaattaatattcataaatagGAATGGAGTTCAAACAacgtttgtaaattaaaataattaaatttgactgTTTTGTTTTTGTGTAGGAATAATGTTCGTGAAatacaattctctttaaatataacGTTTTGCTAATGAAAATGTAGCAATCTCACTTGTTACTACATTTATGAATTATGAACAATAAACAAACTTCTTCTTACCTTTTccacatttatactatttatcaatattatatttaagaaaataattttaaatacaaaatgacATTTTTGGCGCTTCTACCCTATCAGAAAACAATatgttttgaatattttttaaatatttgaaaaaagttataataaaaaataaatatttaaaacacatttaaaaacattgtctgctgatagGGTAAGTCcaattttctaataattgtgATATGGTAGAGCAATTTCATTTGTTGATTCGTTTTTAGCAACGAAAACGTACAAGACCATTTTATCTTGTCTGGTTTATAAACTAAAATCAGCGTTGCATAATgttatttctctaaaaaaatcTACTCAAAATGGGATATGCATCTTTGCTCGTTGCACTGGTTTCTCAAATCCTCTGATAAGAGAAGTTTAATGTCATATAACTCGCGCACACATCACCCTTGATTAAACTCCATTACAGTTCCGACATCCTAGATGTAATTAACCTAACGCCAATAGTACATTAACTAGAAATGTCTCGGCGCATTTCCTTACGTTCTCTGCCGCCGCCAGATGCCAGTATGGTGGGATCAATTAATTCTGGTCTTCTGCCGGTTAACCATTGCACGAAATTCTGCAGCGTGGATGACGACTCCGGCACGTAGATCGACACCCTTTCAGagattttcaaaagttttatgaGTGAAACGCACTGAGAGCAGCATTGATCAAAAGACATTATGCTATTCCCCAATAGGGAACGACATGTGACAAGCGATGGCGACGTAGATACAGAGTTATGAGTATCTATCTTCGACGGAAACTTTCGGATGCCATTCGCGAGACTAAGAGATAAAGATTTACTGATCCTGCATCGCACATATCATTCCAACGTTTCCGCAGATTCCTTCCCCCTTATTGAATACCTTGAGCGACCGTTATAACGCCACACTTTTCCATTCACATGCTGAAGTGTTATTTCACATACTTGTACTTTGAAATCAGGAAATATCACAATTTAtacgaatatataaattttcattccCGTGAGATATGTATTCAATTCAGCCATCAGAATGCCGCTTCTTCCTTCAAATGACGAATTCATGGGAAATccatcattttattaataacgaaGACAAAAGCGATgctattttctctttctcctccctcttCCCTCCCTTCACCTGTCTCTTTTCTCttgaactttatatttattatatttaataatacatatttattatcacTCGTCTGTCACCCGTCTATATTCTCTttcttcatatatatttattatcgcgCCGCGTGTCGtcggaaaacttttttttttttttcaaaaaatcgcaGATACGTTTGTCGCGACACTAACTAACGGACAGTGCGTAACATGCGGCAggatggaaaatattttcttccgATGTACGCGCGATACGTGCGATGCATGGTAATGTTTATCTCAAACGCGATAGATATATAAGTTCGAAACTCgggaaaatatcgtaaaatacaACGCGATCGAGAAAACATACCGAATCACGCATACTTTTTAGGTACAcgaatgaagaaaaatattttttgtcacacaaccgcacaattttttttttaataatgtcgtTTTGGGGTAATGTCATCTATAAATGCTCCGGGTAAAAAAGTGACATTTCCGGGTCagcgaaaatttaaaatttatttccgctTACTGATCGATAACAACCGGGCTTGAAGGAATCTCACCGAAAGGTCAACAACGAAAAAGAGAGCTGTTCTATAAATCAATGAATTATGCAGTACACTTGCGACCTCTTTCAGCTATAATTCGTCCCGGCCGCAAGTCACAAAACAAATATCTTTGGGAAAAAGTCACAAAGATCGGGACGTGGACTTTATGGCATCTTGTATTTTCGAAGTTGCTCTTGTGACCTTTATTCCGTTATCCGGTACTCTATgaataataagtatattaaatcAAACTGCAATTTCCCTGCGCTCTTATTCCGCATGTTTTCTCTGCTTATCACGTTGCTAATACTCCATGCGCGAGTAATATATAATACCTTTTCTCATGACGTCCAGTTTTCAAAGGCAAATGACAGACTCCGTATCCTCTGATGACGTCGTGACCGAAGAAATCCAAGCCGTAAATCGACATGATAAGCTGCGGCCCTACATGGAAAATTATTCGCATTTCACTATATTTGTAGATTAAAAGCACGAAATACATAGAAgcatgaaaaaaaatctttttcacgCATTCACACTTTTTTTTTGCACGTGTTTCATCTTTCGCTTATAACACGTgtcataagaataatttttgcgCGACACTCACATCCGTGTGGATTTGTACTCTTGAACGTAATGTCTAATGGAAAATTCCAAACGGCAAGATTTCTTGGATCGTTGCTACATTTGCACATTTGCGTCAGCCCCTCTTCGATTCCCTGCGAAacgaaaattaaatgtttgattcaATACTCAGCTTCTAATTCAGTTtatcaaactttaatttatttgccTCGAAAAAGTGAAACGTTAGCAAGAAAGATTTTTATTCGCGTAGCAGAATGAACGCGGAAAAGATGCGAGATAAGAAcgcagaaaattaattaaaagcagTTTAACATTCAAACTTTCTGTTTAAGATTACTATGGCGAGGACAAAGAGAACATTTgatgtaatttattcttttgCGCGATTACTTTTACAATCGGGAGACCCCaagaaacttttaatatattgtacatctCATCACAGAACAAGGAAATTGAGGCATTAATTATTCAACGGAAAACgagaatttttcatttatctatTAGTAAAGAGAAATCTCGATTTTTTTACTTCCCTTTATACCATTAATTGTTGTCACGAAACAAATTAGGAAACTCGATAAAAGTGCTTCGCGAGGAATAATTCGTAGGTACATTTGTGTtcacagtaataaaaaaattatttcttttatgttatttttgcaGAAAGGTAACATTATGCAACAGTATGTTATTTTGTTCCAATGAATTACTAGAAAGTcaatcatattatttaattaattaaatgtgccAAAGCTACAAACAACGTAAaccgatttattattaatgaaacatgctaataaatgtaatttgattATTTGGTAATTTGAGTAACATTGTTTTGCATAATCTATACGTCTtgaaaatcaattacaattgaATTCCATAGAAGCTAGTCACAGTCAATTACTGCTTTAGTTAAAGCAGAAATGACAAATGTAAgtagtaaaaaaacaattgattaaatagaaataattaaagatattctGGCTATACTTTACCaactaaaagttattaaaatttaaaagctaCAAGTTTcttaagtttattcttttttgttaattcaaaaaATGTTGGCCATTACCCATATTTTAGCTCTGAAAACAGCTGCAAAATATAACAACAAAGGACTTGAactaataatgaattataaaattgaccATATTTTACTATACACAtttcacaaatttaaataaataatattcaaacaaataagtgaatttaaataaacatttgcaagaatatttattagaatttaattaataaatgttaaaaaaaattaacttaattcgtaatgctactttctcatcaaatttgcaaatataataatattataagagacggttttacataagaattaaaagcaaatagaaaattaattaacttttgaatCGATAAGAGAATTATGCTTaatacacagatactcaaacataAGAACAtaacaatctataaaatttttatatttttgatgatACTTTTAAATGTGGTACATACATCCTAAAATTCGATTGAAGTAATtagagaattttattcaaatcaaGAAATATGTTATATGGTAAAAATAAAGGGGTATGAGCGCTAACCATGTTAGTTTCAGTGCTATTATAATCATGTTTTAATATCAACTTCTTTTTccgaaattattaaattttgacaaCTTGACTTGTACGCTTGTTTAAGAAAGTTGTATATcagatacatataaaattgtgtattattttatgagTACATAACTATGAGAGCACAAAACGATCAAAAAACTGTTAGCACGcgatcttttaaaaattatatcccAAGATGTTTGATTAAAGTTATtgtgaataaaagaaattaattcaaatgcACATCGTTTACCACACGCATTCCTAATTGCTCGTTGTTTCTTACTTGTTATTAAGAAttgttcttaaaattaatttaattaatatttaattaatattattttaattaatattttaattaaaattatgatgcAAAGTTAAGATAcatactgtaaataaataaaatttactgaaGGTGATCTAAttaaagtcgaaacgtttgtcaagatgtaacaaatttattttacttttttttatgaaaaactatttattattttactatttaatattactaaaatctATTTTCGTCCACAATCCTTTAATTTCACTGTTTTTGTGAATTTTATTCCGCGCTGAACATTTGCCTgatgtcttaaatattttatattctgagCACAAAAGAAGATTATAGAAGTCCTTCCTTCTGACGTCGTAATCCAATAAAGTACTGTAAAATGCCTTAGATTTCTTTGTGACAATTATAGAGTAATTCTGTTGTTCTTTTTAACTTTCTCTTATATTATCGAGGGCTTACCGCAACGACACTCCAGTCAGGTCCGAAATAAAAGCTGTACTTGCAATAAGCGTTATTGACATCGTAAAACTCTGCATGTTCGATGGAGCCGGtaacggagagaaaaaattgtcCTTCTACTGACATTCTAATCGAAAAATGTAAGTTTCACTCACTGTTTGTGAGGCTTTGACCAGTGACATCCAAATGAATTGCGAAACAATTGAGACACTGAACCCTCTGTTTACGGCGTCGAAACACAAGCTGTTACCATGGAAATGACGCATGTGTATTACTGTAACGCATTGTTGCATGTAGTGTGGTTGTGTTACGTACCGCAACTtgttattgtaaaacttttagATTAGAGAAATCAACATTGATATCAACATACcttgtttttgaaatatattttttaaacaaaaactgaaaataaaattttaacaacatAAATACAAACGAGAAAGTATCTTCTATTTGATAACGTTGCAgatgtaatattatttcaaattttgcaataattatattctttataagataagcaaaattttatacattgcacaaaaataaATGACTGTTAAAATGAGTTCAAAAATTGATATAGTAAACAGTTAGGTAAAATTTATTACGGGATATCTCTTTTTAAAagcttgtaatttatttaattcgtaACATTAATTAccttttatatcaaaattgtagaaaatgtattcaaattttatggtaaaagttaacaattataacagctatattttgtttaatgtgaaattttttatcaaaattatcgattttgctaattaaaaaaaagagtttttaataTGAGACACAAGATTGTTGgcagtaatttaaaaaaaaccttaatattaattgctaaataaaataaagttcttaattttgttttatttaaagctTATACTTTATAAactattactttaaattttatttctctagtCTTTCAATTTAAACGTAATGAACGTatcttatatgtaatataaaaaatagctattttttttttaataatttttacatgaaatttttttttaatatttaagtttgACGCTTAAAACACATTCAATcatagctttttttttaattcaaaacgtAAAGAATTAATTTGCTTTATATCATGTAAATCACAACGATACTCgtttaatacagaaattttaGATACTTGATTTCTAGTAAGTTGAATATCTTTAATCAACtgtatattcttattttttaatgtataaaattttttaaatattttaaatattctataatcTTTGCATTCTATAAAACTTAATATCTGTATACACTTATCGGCTATTTTCAAAATACGTTTTCTATCAGTCAGTTATTTCAACTAATTGTATTTCagattgttttgttttttcaaacatgatcAAGACGCGATATTAATACTTGTGAAGCAGGGAAATTAATTGAAGTCAAGTAAAAATGCGCTAATAATTAACTAATAGTTTATTTGGCTCTCATTGAAACAGTACATTCTTCTAAAATCAGTTAAATCTCAACTAGGAAATGACGAGATCTTCTCGCTGGTGATgagtatatgtattatatgtacatgtagCATCGCCTTAAACTGTACAAGAATTTCGAAACAAGTGCATCAACCGATACGTGACTACACATTAAATAAGGCTGCGTCCGTCAGAGTTTCCAAACTTGCGAACGTACGTCTCCTCCGCGTCATGTAAGCAATTAGTATTGTCGAGTAGAAGTGAGGCAGAAGGCAACAATGAACTAAGCTTACTCTAACGACACGTcatatatctaaaatatatctGAAAAAATACACCTAAAGTCTTTAGAGATGTATGTTGGATACTTTTACGATATATTCTAGATATTTCGTTGCTTGAGCTACGATGGTTATACACCACACCATATTATTCGCTTCCGAAAGGATATGATGACATTGTATTACCCTGATCGGCTTTGCCCCATTTAGCATGTTTCCCTTTTCCATTTTCACAAATGCTTTACGCACTATATGACAATCGAATGAATACCCACACGGCGCGTTAGCTTATCGTCCGCCACTGGAAATTTCCTTCATACGATTCAAGGCTGAACCGGCTTTGAACCAACCGATCTGCTGCTCGTTCATTGTATGGTTTAAACTAATTGTGTCCACCTTTCCATCTTTGTGTTTGATTTGTGCTTTGACCGGCTGAAAGAGTCAAACGAAAAAGGCAATAAATTAAACGTTCgagaattttatacattgcacaaaaagaaaatggattgctaaatataaaaatttagctaaatacaaaACTGAAACTGATTATGTTGGACCATCTAAAATCTAAATAATTCTATTGGACATTTAAGCTGATCACTAGAAtgacaaaactttttgcaacattatcatgcttgaatgTTTTACATGACTATTTTGATAGTctgacatttatatttttagatttggtCAAATTTTCATATAGTTTAACAAAACCGTAAAAACATGATGAACAATATCGCAGAAAATGAGTATTGAGATCTCAGTATTGGCGAATACTCATAAGTATTGGCAAAAAAAGTATTGGCCAATTTAGTATTAAGATCTCAATAATCTTTTTCCGTAAGGGATAATACATTATATTCCCTTAAGTTTTCGAATTCTTTTGATTAATATCTTCATTTTACAAGcaaaatatacaatacattaCAAACCTTGCCAGGCGCCAGATCCTTCAATCCGAGAAGACTGATCTTGTCGTTAGGCTGAATTTTATCGTAATCAGCAGGATTAGAGAAGGTTAATGGCAAGAGACCTTGCTTCTTCAAATTTGTCTCGTGTATACGAGCGAAACTCTTGACGATTATGGCGCGTCCACCGAGGTGGCGTGGTTCCAAGGCAGCATGCTCCCTAGAGGAACCCTCACCGTAATTCTCGTCACCCACCGCAACCCATCTTACACCTTTCTTTTTGTAATCGCGCGCAACGTCAGGCACGGCACCCCACTCATTCGTTAACTGGTTCCTAATCTTGTTCATCTCGCCATTTTCAGAATTGACAGCACTAAAAAAACGATATAACAAATgcgattaatataatattattacatcactgCAAGGAAAGAATTATAcacggttttgctgaaatacatcAAAAGCTAGATAGAGAAAgtgtatttgaaaataattttatattgagttatcaaaataattgcgtaaaacattcaaagaaaataataatactccaaagcatttttttacattctagctGATTTTAACGTGTTACCTAATTATCTTAAATCTCTCATGATCCAAcacaaaattcttttcagatctatatctagctaaatttttagatacttcaataaaacctttttttacgtataacactatgaata
This genomic window from Solenopsis invicta isolate M01_SB chromosome 13, UNIL_Sinv_3.0, whole genome shotgun sequence contains:
- the LOC105203242 gene encoding B9 domain-containing protein 1, with translation MSVEGQFFLSVTGSIEHAEFYDVNNAYCKYSFYFGPDWSVVAGIEEGLTQMCKCSNDPRNLAVWNFPLDITFKSTNPHGWPQLIMSIYGLDFFGHDVIRGYGVCHLPLKTGRHEKRVSIYVPESSSTLQNFVQWLTGRRPELIDPTILASGGGRELTRMRVEGAVTVTFNVVLKDLFKLGYDNGEKWKK